GGGTGTTCTCCCCGTGTACAGAGACGAGAGATtgtagaaaataaagacataaggagataaagagaaaacagctgggtccaggggaccactaccaccaagacgcAGGGACCGGTAGTGACCCCGAATGTCTGGGCGTGCTGATATTTACTGAATACAAGATAAGGGGACAGGGTAAGGAGGGTGAGTTGTCCAAGTGATTGATAAGGTCAGGCAAGTCATGTGATCATAGGACGGGGGCCCTTCCCTTTTAGGTAGCTGAAGCAGAGATGGAAGGCAGCATACGTCGGCATTTTCTTCTACGTACTTATAAGAAAGATCGAAGACTTTAAGACTTTCACTGTTTCTTTTACTATCTTCTAAgaacttcaaagaggaaccaggagtacGGGAGGGACATGTAGGCGGACAAGGAGTGTGACCattgaagcacagcatcacagggagaggTTTAGGCCTCCGCATGACTGCGGGCAGGCCTGGATAATAGCCAGCCTcccacaagaagctggtggagcagagtgttccctgtctcctccaaggaaaggagactccctTTCACAGTCTGCTAATaggtgccttcccaggcactgttGTTACCACTTGACCAAGGATCCCTCAAGCGGCCCTTATGCAGGCGTGAAAAGAgggctcacctcttgccttctagctcacttctcacaatgtcccttcagTACCTGACCCTATACCCGCCGGTTATTCCTTGGTAATATAAGTAATACAAGAAAGAGTGATAGTAAAAGCTAATGATTAATGTTTATACTAATGATTGATAATGtccatgatcatctctatatctaatttgtattataactattcttattttaactattttctttattatactgaaacagtttgtgccttcagtctcttgccgCGGCATCAAGGTAAGCCTTCACCcacatgctgctataacaaagtacctgagatagggtaatttataaagaacagaaatttgtttgttaccattctggaggctgggaaatccaagatcaaaatACCAAGAGGTtcgatgtctggtgagggctcctcTGCTTCCAAGACAGCACCTTATTGGTGAGGGGAGGAGTGTTGAGTGCTCACTTGGCCAGAAACCCTGTCTGCAAGGTCACTACCTCCATCCACAGGGAGGAGCCTCATGGCCTAGTCACCTCACGGCCTCACCTCCTTATACCATCACACTGACCactaagtttctttttctttttttttttctgagatagggtctcactctgtggctcaggctggagtgcagtgacgtgaccaGAGCTCACtgcggtcttgatctcctgggcttaagtgatcctcccacctcagcctcctgaatagctgggagtacagggacatgccaccatgccaaggtaatttttaaattttttgtagagactgggtcccattgtgttgcccaggctggtcttgaattcttggactcaagcgatcctcctgcctcagcctcccaaagtgctgggattaccggtgagCTACCACACCGGGCCTTGGCCATTCAgtttcaacatctgaattttggaagggacacattcaaaccatggcaCCCCCCAAATACTCTAAAAACAAGGATCATCTCCACTATGCAACCCTCCCAATGGAGAAATCAGTATCAACACATTGTCCAACCCATAGATCCCACCCAAGCTTCACCAACTGTGCCCACACTTCTTGTCCCATGTCTGGGACCTCCCAGGAACATACATGGCAAGGTGTTGTTACGTCTCCTCAGTCTCATACAATCTGGAGCAATTCTTAGTCTCATCCTGTCTCTTATgacaatctatttatttatttatttgagaaaggGTTTCCCTGTCACTCAGGAGAGacggcagtggtgcagtcatagctcactgcagccttgaattcctgggctcaagcaatactcttgcctcagcctccttagtagctgagactacaggctcatgccaccatgccagggcaattttaagatttttttttttttttgtaaagatggagtcttactacgttgcccaggctggtcttgaactcccagcctcaagtgatccttctgcctcagcctcccaaagcgtgagccactgttcctggctcatgacagtaataaagaaaacagaatggccTTCCTTCTGGGTCTGCCTGATATTCCCTAGGCTAGACTGAGGCCATGGTTTCTGGCAGAAAGTGTCGGGCATGCTGGGGTGCTCTTCTCAGCACACCACACGGGGACTCAGTTTCAACTTTTCTCCACTGGTGACAGGTGCCTCATTACCTGGCCACGCTGGTGTCTGCTGGCGTTTCCCACCAGAAAGTCTCAATTTTCCTCTTTGTAATGGAAAAGTATGCTGAAGAAAGATACCCACTCTCATTCCTCATCAAATCTCCACCTACCCCCCTGAGCctccaatcatagctcactcctgCAACAACCCCACTACAGTGATTGGTAAATGATGATTTCCATTCTCGTAATTCCTTCTCCATTTATTAGTtcacattctactataaagaagaACCTCCCCTTCTCCACTATTCTTTTCCCTGCATTCATCACTGGTTTATTTACATCAGTGTGGACTATTTTGCTCACTCAGTGGTAATCTGCCAGtatcattctttgttttcttgctcAAATTGTCTTGGATTTCACCAGCAAGAACTCCCGCCAGCTACTTTCCATGTCCTTTGATCTCCTGTGAATCTCTGAGCACTTCTTCACTTCcttgaacaacaaaatatttcaGGATCATCTTGTACTTTCACTCCAGCCCTGAAAttaaccatttctccaaggagtccTGATTCCTTTTGTTGGAAAATCTTACTTAGAATTTAAGATCCAGGGGCTACCTGTGATCATTGGTACTGGGGTACCATTGTGTCTAGATACTCAGCAGACAGAACTAGAAAGTATTTCTGTGTCTATATGCACATATAcctacacatgcatgcacacacatacaactATCTTTATatctatctgtatatatttttaaaaatgagttcataCTACCACTTCCAGTTCCAATCCAATTCCTCAGTGTTCTCTTTAGCCTTCCCTCTTCCATGTTTTTACCTTCTCCAACAGCAAGAAACCTGGCTTTCACTGTCCCCGGTGTATTTAATTTGCTGGTATAACCTCCAAAAGGAAGAGATGCAGAGCACGTGCTCCCACCCTCCACAATGAGACATATTTAGAGGTGTTGGGGAGGACCCAAAAGCAGGAAGAGTTGAACCCAAGCAGAAGACAGCACTTTCCTCTGAAACCAGGAGGCTGGAACTTCGCAGCTGTGCACCGGAGCACCCGGAATGACACTCCAGAGAAAGCAGCACTTTTCCTTGTTTACAAGACTTTTTCTTGTTACAAGGAAGGGATGGAGGGGTCATGAAAGATCACAGGAGATTGAGGGGTTATAATGTTAGCAAAAATCTAAGAGCCGAGCTGGACCTGCAGTCAGACTGGACACCTGTAAGATTGAACTGTGGTAGGGCCTTACAATCTGCTTTCTGCAGGCAATTAACCACAGGGAGTGGCTGGAAGCCCGGGACTCACAGAGAGAAGCTGAGGACACTCTTGCTAACTGGTATGCAACACGAGAAATTCTCTTCAATCTAGTTTACATCCTTGGGTCAACCACTGGATGGCACATggcacaggatttttttttttttttttttttttttgagacgttgcctcactctgtcactcaggctggagtgcagtgagtggcgcaatctcgactcactgcaacctccgcctcccgggttcaagcaattctcctgcctcagcctccggagcagctgagactacaggtgcgtgccgccATGCCGAGATAATTTCtcgttatttttagtagagacggggtttcaccatgttagccaggatggttttgatctcctgacctcgtgatccgccctcctccgcctcccaaagtgctgggattacagaatttTTTACGGGGCTTATGTTTATGCAAGTCTTTGTAGGACATGAACCTACAATTTTCCAGTAGAGgaaagctgcaaaagaaaagctCAGGCTCCTTTCTGTGTCAACAAGGCAATTACTTGCTTTTGTGTTGAGGTTTAGTTTTGAATGAAAGGTGGTGTTAGGAGCATTAACCGGTCGCATATTTACAATCTACATAATATAATTTGCTGCTGCAGCAACCCAGGGACTGTGAAGAGTAAGAAAAAGGAAACCACTTCCATCCCTTGCTTGGGGTTTACTGCCCTTGCCTGGAGTTGAGCGTTTAGACTCTGCAATGTTTTACCTATGTGACATAATCTCCACATACGTATGCACACAAAATTTTGCAGACACAGGAATGAGGGGCGAGAGATTCCCATGGAAAGGTGACCCTGCTTCTTCTGGgcatttgtttactcattcagtACCTGCCAGTGCCCTACTCTGTTACAAATTCACTAAAAATTTCCTTGGAATTCACTGAATATGCTCAAAAACAGTCAAGTAGGATGTTCTTTGCTACTGTTTGGCTTGAAGTTTCCCTGAAAgagatttcaaaacaaatataattatCTCGATTGAATTCACTGGAAAATAAAGTGATCAATAGTCGTGTTTTTGAGTTAACTGAAAAATGATCTCAGGAATCACAGCAAGGCCCAAAATTAGTCGTCTGAAACAGCTATTAATAGTTGGCCACAATATTAACACCTTTGGCGATGCCGCGTGGTGCCCGGGGTGAGTTCCCGGGTGTCAACAGCGTCCCCTGGGCGCTTGCGGAGGTCTTTGCCCGGCACTACCATACCCCTCAGGGAGGGTTTTTGGGATTAAAGGCATCTTAAGGCCAACAGAACTGTGTGAGAGTTGTCAGGCTCACAACGGAGTCGTTCGTGTTTAAAACCCTGACAAGCAGGGTGGGAAGGGCCCCAGAGGCAGCGTTCTCCCGCCGGAATGCCGGATAACAAGACCATCCCGAGAGACTGAGCAAAAGCCACAACCTTGCACACTGGCTACGCAACCTCACACCGAAAAAATACTGGAGGACTCCCGCCAGCAACGCCCGTCTGCCCTCCGGCGGGCGCCCTCGTCACCGGTCGTCGTGGCCGGGGAGTTACCGCAAACAGGGCCGCCGCCCTCTCATCCCCCCGCCACCCCGGATGCGCTCAGCGGCCGCGCACCCCGACGCCTGCCAGCAGCTCCCAGCGGCGGTCAGTCTTCGGGTTTGACAACTGCAACTTCCCGCGCCTCGAAGAGCGCAGCCACGCACCCGGAAGCCGCCTCGGGAGTCCCACGCCGCGGCGCCACGCCGCGCCAGAACCGCCCGCGGGCTCCGAGGCCACCGGCGAGCGGGGAGGGTGCCCTGTGGGGCTGGGGCTCGGAGAGGACGCAGGTGCTCCCGACCCACGCAACGAGCATTCTCCTTCCTGGTCCCGACTCCCGCCAGCCGAGACACAGCGCCCCGCGTGATGACGTCGTGCGCCTGCCCCGCCCACTCCAGTAGTCGTCGACCCGGCCCACGGCCCGCCTCGCGCGATGACGTCACATCCACCCCGCCCACTCCCGGTGACGTGCCAGCCTCAGGCCCACGCCGCTCCCGCCCCGCGTGATGACGTCGCCGTCCCGGGAAGAGGCGGGCGTGCGGCGGAGCCGCGTCCCCTCAGAGGGGCGCTGGCGCGGGGCTGAGCCGCCTGGGATTAGCGCGAGCACCCAGCCCGCCTCGGCCGGGAGGGCAGCGCGGCACGGCGGGGCGATGAGCGGCGCCCGGGGCGAGGGCCCGGAGGCGGGCGCCGGCGGGGCTGGGGGCCGCGCGGCGCCTGAGAACCCCGGGGGCGTGCTGAGCTTGGAGCTGCCCGGGCTGCTGGCGCAGCTGGCGCGGAGCTTCGCGCTGCTGCTGCCCGTGTACGCGCTGGGCTACCTGGGGCTCAGCTTCAGCTGGGTGCTGCTGGCGCTCGCCCTGCTCGCCTGGTGCCGCCGCAGCCGCGGCCTCAAGGCCCTGCGCCTGTGCCGCGCGCTGGCGCTGCTGGAGGACGAGGAGCGCGCCGTGCGCCTGGGGGTGCGCGCCTGCGACCTGCCCGCCTGGGTGAGTGCAGACCCCTGCCCGCCCCGACCCCTGGCCCCCGGTCCCGATCCCTCCTCGTCCAGGCAGGCGCTCCCCTTCCCGCGACCTGCCGCCTGGGCGAGTGCAGACCCCAGCCCCGCCCCGACTCCCGCCTTCGTAGTCCCCCACCCACCCCGGTCCAGGCAGGCGCTCCCCTCCCGCCTGGGCGACTGCAGACCCCAGCCCCGACCCCCGGCGCTGTTCCTGCGACCTGCCAGCCTAGGTGACTGCAGACACCGCCCCGCCCCGACCCCCAGCCCCGACTCCCAGCGTGTCCACGCAGGCGCTCCCCTGCCCGCGACCTGCCCACTCGGGCGAGTGCAGACCCCAGCCCCGCCCCAGCCTCCGGCCCACTCCCTGCCAACCTGTCCGCCTGGGGCCGCCGCCCTCCGCTCCCGCCCGAGTCCTGAGTGCTCCGTGCCTTCCCGCCCTCCGAGTCGGGCGTCCCCCGTCTCCGCTTCCCCGCCCGCCCAGGCTCCGGGTCGCGTCTGCCCTCGCTGTCCCGCGCGGCTTCCTGGAGACTCCTCCTCACAAAGCCCGCTGCCCTCCCCCGGCCTGCGGACCCCGAGCGCCAGCGGCAGGTACCGGGCGTGGCGCCCCCTCTTCGGCCGCGGCGCTGCAGGAACGCGCGCTTCCTTCTGGTGCCGCCCGCGGGGTCTCCTTAGGGGCCTGAGCGGCCGGTTCGGCTCTCAGAGCGCCCAGCGCGATTCTCGTGCTCCTTCCCAACGCCCTGCCGGCCTGGAAATGCTCCAGGTGGCTTCAGCTTTTCCTGCTCTcggtttaaaaaaaatgtaatgacagCTGGTGGGGGAGAAGTTAACTTTTTCTTCTACCCGGAGAGGACTCACTCATGTCTTGGTTGTTTCTGACGCATTTAAAGGGCAGTGAGTATCTCCCGAAAGATGTGGAGATATTAGATAATTGAAAGATTGTTTCACTTTTTTGCAAGTATAATTGTGAGACTGAGCATTTTTATATGGGGTCGACCTGAATCCagtgtgaatgtatgtgtgtggcaCGAAGTTTTGGAAGAGTTGCAGCAATAGCAAGAGTcataatgttatttcatttttaactctGGCAGTTCTTTACCTCATATATTTATGGACTATAGACACGAAGAGTTGGCTTCATATCTTTTTCTGGTCGTTCCCTAATTCTTTCTTAGCCATGACTTGGCGTCACAGTTTCACACTGCAAGAAAGAGGATTTTAATGATGCTTCCATTAGGCTTAATGTAAACTTTGGGGTGAAGGTGGCCAGCAGTGGGTTTCGGAAGGGTCATTTTCCCTTAGAGGAGAAAAGGTCCCTGTTTCCAGTGAGAAGTAAAGCATGACACAGATGGCAAACAAGAATTAGAAAGGAGGCGTGCCCAGGACAAGAAGATAGTAGATGCTACTTTGTGACGACAGAT
The Chlorocebus sabaeus isolate Y175 chromosome 23, mChlSab1.0.hap1, whole genome shotgun sequence DNA segment above includes these coding regions:
- the LOC119625880 gene encoding extended synaptotagmin-2-like isoform X7; its protein translation is MTSPSREEAGVRRSRVPSEGRWRGAEPPGISASTQPASAGRAARHGGAMSGARGEGPEAGAGGAGGRAAPENPGGVLSLELPGLLAQLARSFALLLPVYALGYLGLSFSWVLLALALLAWCRRSRGLKALRLCRALALLEDEERAVRLGVRACDLPAWVHFPDTERAEWLNKPLRINGVKVYTENVDKRQIILDLQISFVGNCEIDLEIKRYFCRAGVKSIQIHGTMRVMLEPLIGDMPLVGALSVFFLRKPLLEINWTGLTNLLDIPGLKERSHYVSQTGLNPLGSRALPASTSQVAEL
- the LOC119625880 gene encoding extended synaptotagmin-2-like isoform X8 yields the protein MTSPSREEAGVRRSRVPSEGRWRGAEPPGISASTQPASAGRAARHGGAMSGARGEGPEAGAGGAGGRAAPENPGGVLSLELPGLLAQLARSFALLLPVYALGYLGLSFSWVLLALALLAWCRRSRGLKALRLCRALALLEDEERAVRLGVRACDLPAWVHFPDTERAEWLNKTVKHMWPFICQFIEKLFRETIEPAVWGANTHLSTFSFTKVDVGQQGLTLSPRLEYRGVITTHCNLNLPGLRDFPYHNLLRCWDYSPSGSMVLRYTLKM